The Oscillatoria salina IIICB1 genome contains a region encoding:
- a CDS encoding geranylgeranyl reductase family protein, whose translation MFDCIIVGAGPAGSTAAYHLSNQGRSVLLLEKKSFPRYKPCGGGVSPAIQQWFDFDLTPVVDNKVNRVRFTWKKGDPVETELDTTEPFWMVQRDVFDNFLVEKAVEAGSELQDNSEVTAVQISNDIASVTTSKGKFDARYLIAADGASGAMANWLGFKEAKQFLGAVLEVETAVAPAERNTAKFEFGSLKNGLLWCFPKSNGYSLSAGIIRGGKGKVKDLEKQLTNYASELGINLSQSQFYNYPMNLWSSERQLHQNNALLVGETAGIADPLIAEGIRPAILSGVKAAEAIVKALAGDRNALAGYTDTINSEIGSDLVLAQRLSGLFFQFPGIAYRVGVKRPYAGKMMSRILCGELRYADITDMAMQRLKSSLIPGRG comes from the coding sequence ATGTTTGACTGCATTATTGTCGGTGCTGGTCCGGCAGGTTCAACGGCAGCTTATCATCTGAGCAACCAAGGACGCTCGGTTTTGCTTTTGGAAAAAAAATCTTTTCCTCGCTACAAACCCTGTGGTGGTGGCGTATCTCCCGCAATACAGCAATGGTTTGACTTTGATCTGACGCCAGTAGTAGATAACAAAGTCAACAGAGTTCGCTTTACTTGGAAAAAGGGAGATCCGGTAGAAACAGAATTGGATACTACCGAGCCTTTTTGGATGGTACAGCGAGATGTTTTTGATAATTTTCTGGTGGAAAAAGCAGTGGAAGCCGGATCTGAGCTACAGGATAACTCAGAAGTTACAGCAGTGCAAATTAGCAACGATATCGCTTCAGTAACCACTAGCAAAGGAAAGTTTGACGCTCGCTATTTAATTGCTGCTGATGGAGCTAGTGGAGCAATGGCAAACTGGCTTGGTTTCAAGGAAGCCAAACAGTTTTTAGGTGCAGTTTTAGAAGTAGAAACAGCAGTCGCTCCAGCCGAGCGAAATACGGCTAAGTTTGAGTTTGGTTCCCTGAAAAATGGCTTGTTATGGTGTTTTCCGAAGTCGAATGGTTACTCGCTCAGTGCGGGAATTATTCGCGGTGGTAAAGGGAAAGTCAAAGACTTAGAAAAACAGCTTACTAACTATGCTTCTGAATTAGGAATTAATCTCAGCCAAAGCCAATTTTATAATTATCCGATGAACTTGTGGTCATCAGAGCGCCAGTTACATCAAAATAATGCGCTTTTAGTGGGAGAAACCGCAGGTATTGCCGATCCCTTAATTGCTGAAGGCATTCGTCCCGCAATTTTGAGTGGAGTCAAAGCCGCAGAAGCAATTGTCAAAGCCTTAGCCGGAGATCGAAATGCTTTAGCTGGATACACCGATACGATTAACTCAGAAATCGGTTCGGATTTGGTACTGGCACAACGTCTGTCGGGATTATTCTTCCAGTTTCCCGGAATTGCTTATCGGGTGGGAGTTAAACGCCCCTATGCTGGCAAAATGATGAGTAGAATTCTTTGTGGTGAGTTGCGTTACGCTGATATCACTGACATGGCGATGCAACGCTTGAAAAGTAGTTTGATTCCCGGTAGAGGTTAG